A window of Ammospiza nelsoni isolate bAmmNel1 chromosome 19, bAmmNel1.pri, whole genome shotgun sequence contains these coding sequences:
- the BAHCC1 gene encoding LOW QUALITY PROTEIN: BAH and coiled-coil domain-containing protein 1 (The sequence of the model RefSeq protein was modified relative to this genomic sequence to represent the inferred CDS: deleted 3 bases in 3 codons): protein MDGRDFAPPPRLLSERGSLGHRHGTGRVAGSAHGAVQPPGHFQPTKYFPAPISMATHTAGSSLMGSAPPSSFMGGFLSGSLGSGGPSHPTGPAASPPEPAFCGPHSGTSQIWFSHSHEAPGYPRFSGSLASTFLPMGHLDHHGNGNVLYGQHRFYESQKDNFYLRNLPAQPPLLPASHGFPGIARAAPGPPAGSCSRERDAGPLPKTPKDYERFLAAKDKGGKGDPKERLPEEDPKERHKAVLPVPPEGHCKEGVPPRGAGDGRPKPLASCLLGTKGLDGDGARAALPSCAGSALPRAARCAPKEREPGVPEAPQPYGEAVERRQMLHHAVSYAVPAAGSFPCLPLHAGPEVLCPLPEPPARELKLSGATLVPSVGPPTDKSRSFQAESGGMERGDGKERHAEAGAEPYAAPFHHPLKAEGPAERRLEWGAPGTRLKGLEYLGGSAAEGPPFSGRCPAPKAGMEKGYFEVPPAPDCSRAPRPDPLGVRVGPSCCTLEKGPPKEPPAQKVARIRHQQHPEAEAAEGKRKPLELGGLGYGGHPLPPWGVQGQGPPLPVAEERKGGPYLDPFGAGLVRAQEVPNAPDEVSAMKNLLKYSNGALLGGQKGPPFVGLASAKGSCAHQDAKFPSGKAQPELERPDCARGREHEALGPGGTEGEVRQPPVGIAVAVARQKDTLGRHEPYGTAGTGRQRAAAGVKAGTARPVHLMELEAEEERGRLCEERLGLPGRDILLQDNKELVEFARMHPSGGCPGELTPHLMMTGGSSLPAGQLGGDPAAHAHPAHTHWLPRTRSPSIWMGGHSYGIGHPALHQNLPPAFPASMPSAMQPVFPLAQDPPAQLVILPTEPPTHGTPHTLADVMDQASLWPPMYPGRGPGAHLQHTGQLPVYPRSQFLRQQELYALQQQQQQQQQQQQRAAQALEIQRQVHGQRKPEEQPLELEGRAPEKPLKPSHKAVALNPPAKGLTSAAPAPPKLSPCCHSPALRHPAKCPVTLPTAPCTLPACPAASPAVAPRSPAASPLPAPSKGGEGEDARGEGQPPHRYPKPLEPDLPPGYGYPATAMGYPAAHSAEPADPDPVHAGSPPAEPEQSRTFSPAAEALRDPPRDPPAEAPGALLHRHHLLLPPAPGPLCGERGAAPAAGGTEEPFGGHREVAQGAPEQPEQQHPVPQEGGSPLPPTAEEEEEEEEEEEEEEEEEEGDSNGSEPEGSCDEEEEEEEEDGDIPSGHQGCTGGLEALIAAGIDLGELPALEEPEEPPPAPPSPAPHPSGIPGIALLSELADLELRRRRCDLAREGEDEELLAFNLQNLATVAAAWSLVEAAGREGSPPALSPLPVSPPPRARVPRRKYTWTPKTKAVCPLKAAMEQLNTQEVEVRMRLAELQRRYKEKQRELVRLQRRHDHERDESSRSPARRGPGRPRKRKHSSALGRAESRKVKAVKTSLSLLCAELRGDPEPQKKRSKLAGGTFSSLQGSPLKQKVKGKGLPPGLSPFRRRDPNPSARIQKKLNRPKSSKGSKYQGQDPGPRQPPHFRDEPEGDTDSEDGDEEPGLSLPTGPVAVLGPSPSSVVKMEANEKAKKKKERQGLLGPCRLGSPEGEVKIKRRPVKPGAAGKLEKLPGRRKAGGCPEGSKKKLKAKAKESLRPPAPGGPSPPGPPSSLFGGSEPRLLGPRDEGARLGDRGKKGTRKSKGLQAALRRKNGALSLALSPRSAKTILSKGKKLAKVKSKVATKQCKGRAVSKLLESFTVEDDFDFDDNSSFSEEEEELGGCLAGGARGGVPHACAIQKEDLRDGLHILIPKEDSLLYAGSVRTIQPPDIYSIIIEGERGNRQHIYSQEQLLQEAVLDIRPQSRRSLPPGTRVCAYWSQKSRCLYPGNVVRGSSSDEEEEDTEAVLVEFDDGDTGHIAVSNIRLLPPDFKIQCTEPSPALLVSSSCRRAKRACGDVGTPGALPPTLCPDHGAQPPRNSGRKAASKEKSGKALEGLSGGRGPAPGDSAAGRRGGSLLSWAAVAQTKRKAANKGSAVLQNLFQVNGSTKKLRAKETLFPLHHHHHHLAAPVFGNAFGADSFGRIAGSYGSFGAGTGLVLPAAQKLLRSKKAERLEAEVGRSVRRKAAGGEFLVKLDHEGVTSPKNKTCKALLLAEKDFGARLERPLGSHGYGHAGLGGRERRGRAAAHPLPVGLALRKYSGHGDFALNCDSDCHSSYSDMDEDEDAAGLGADVPSRFMTRLSVSSSSSGSSTSSSSGSISTSSLCSSDNEDSSYSSEDEDSALLLQTCLSHPVPALLAQPDALRPKGAAPQRCFLSKAAAAGPKAKLKRKDPLSFAKAKEFSRRQRLPSVENRPKISAFLPARQLWRWSGNPTQRRGMKGKARKLFYKAIVRGKETLRVGDCAVFLSAGRPNLPYIGRIESMWESWASNMVVKVKWFYHPEETKLGKRQSDGKNALYQSCHEDENDVQTISHKCQVVGREHYEQLTRGRRCQDRQDLYYLAGTYDPTTGRLVTADGVPILC from the exons ATGGACGGCCGTGACTTCGCGCCCCCGCCGCGGCTGCTGTCGGAGCGGGGCAGCCTCGGCCACAGGCACGGCACGGGGCGCGTGGCGGGGTCGGCGCACGGGGCCGTGCAGCCCCCCGGACACTTCCAGCCCACCAAGTACTTCCCGGCGCCCATCTCCATGGCCACGCACACAG CCGGCAGCAGCCTGATGGGGAGTGCCCCCCCCTCGTCCTTCATGGGGGGCTTCCTGAGTGGCAGCCTGGGCTCGGGGGGGCCCAGCCACCCcaccggccccgccgcctccccccCAGAACCGGCCTTCTGCGGGCCCCACTCCGGCACCTCCCAGATCTGGTTCTCCCACTCGCACGAAG CCCCGGGGTACCCCCGCTTCTCCGGGAGCTTGGCCTCCACCTTCCTGCCCATGGGCCACCTGGACCACCACGGCAATGGCAACGTGCTCTATGGCCAGCACCGTTTCTACGAGAGCCAGAAAG ATAACTTCTACCTGCGGAACCTTCCGGCACAGCCCCCCCTGCTCCCCGCCAGCCACGGCTTCCCCGGCATCGCCCGCGCCGCCCCCGGGCCCCCCGCCGGCTCCTGCAGCCGGGAGCGGGACGCCGGCCCCCTCCCCAAGACCCCCAAGGACTACGAGCGCTTCCTGGCGGCCAAGGACAAGGGGGGCAAGGGCGACCCCAAGGAGCGGCTGCCCGAGGAGGACCCCAAGGAGCGGCACAAGGCGGTGCTGCCGGTGCCGCCCGAGGGGCACTGCAAGGAGGGGGTGCCGCCGCGG GGGGCCGGCGACGGGCGCCCCAAACCCCTGGCCTCGTGCCTGCTGGGGACCAAGGGGCTGGACGGGGACGGCGCCCGCGCCGCGCTGCCCAGCTGTGCCGGGAGCGCCctgccccgcgccgcccgctGCGCCCCCAAGGAGCGGGAGCCGGGGGTCCCCGAGGCGCCCCAGCCCTACGGCGAGGCGGTGGAGCGGCGGCAGATGCTGCACCACGCCGTGTCCTACGCCGTGCCCGCCGCcggctccttcccctgcctcccGCTGCACGCCGGCCCCGAGGTGCTGTGCCCGCTGCCCGAGCCCCCCGCCCGCGAGCTGAAGCTCAGCGGGGCTACCTTGGTGCCCTCGGTGGGACCCCCGACGGACAAGAGCCGCTCCTTCCAAGCGGAGTCCGGCGGGATGGAGCGCGGGGACGGCAAGGAGCGGCACGCCGAGGCGGGCGCCGAGCCCTACGCTGCCCCCTTCCACCACCCGCTGAAGGCCGAGGggccggcggagcggcggcTGGAGTGGGGGGCTCCGGGCACGCGGCTCAAGGGGCTGGAGTACCTGGGGGGGAGCGCGGCCGAAGGACCCCCGTTCTCCGGCCGGTGCCCCGCGCCCAAGGCGGGTATGGAGAAGGGCTACTTCGAGGTGCCGCCCGCCCCCGACTGCTCCCGCGCCCCCCGGCCTGACCCTCTGGGCGTCCGCGTGGgcccctcctgctgcacttTAGAGAAGGGCCCCCCCAAGGAGCCCCCGGCCCAGAAGGTGGCTCGCATccggcaccagcagcaccccgAGGCGGAGGCGGCCGAGGGCAAGCGCaagcccctggagctggggggcCTGGGCTACGGCGGGCACCCCCTGCCCCCCTGGGgggtgcagggccaggggcccCCCCTGCCCGTGGCCGAGGAGCGGAAGGGGGGGCCCTACCTGGACCCCTTCGGCGCGGGGCTGGTGCGGGCGCAGGAGGTGCCCAACGCCCCCGACGAGGTGTCGGCCATGAAGAACCTGCTCAAGTACAGCAACGGGGCGCTGCTGGGGGGGCAGAAGGGTCCCCCCTTCGTGGGGCTGGCCAGCGCCAAGGGCAGCTGCGCCCACCAGGACGCCAAATTCCCGTCGGGAAAGGCTCAGCCGGAGCTGGAGCGGCCGGACTGCGCCCGCGGCCGGGAGCACGAGGCGCTGGGCCCCGGCGGCACCGAGGGCGAGGTGCGGCAGCCGCCCGTGGGCATCGCGGTGGCCGTGGCGCGGCAGAAGGACACGCTGGGCCGCCACGAGCCCTACGGCACTGCCGGCACCGGGCGGCAGCGGGCGGCGGCTGGAGTCAAAG CAGGCACCGCGCGGCCCGTGCACCTGATGGAGCTGGAGGCGGAGGAGGAGCGGGGCCGGCTGTGCGAGGAGCGCCTGGGGCTGCCCGGGAGGGACATCCTGCTCCA GGACAACAAGGAGCTGGTGGAGTTTGCCCGGATGCACCCATCGGGGGGGTGTCCCGGGGAGCTGACCCCACACCTGATGATGACGGGGGGCTCGTCGCTGCCGGCGGGGCAGCTCGGGGGGGACCCCGCCGCCCACGCCCACCCTGCCCACACGCACTGGCTGCCCCGCACCCGCAGCCCCTCCATCTGGATGGGGGGACACTCCTACG GCATCGGgcaccctgccctgcaccaGAACCTGCcccctgccttccctgcctccATGCCCAGCGCCATGCAGCCTGTGTTCCCCCTCGCCCAGGACCCCCCTGCCCAGCTCGTCATCCTCCCCACGGAGCCCCCCACCCACGGCACCCCCCACACGCTGG ctgacGTGATGGACCAGGCGTCGCTGTGGCCCCCCATGTACCCGGGCCGGGGTCCCGGTGCCCACCTGCAGCACACGGGGCAGCTCCCCGTGTACCCACGGTCGCAGTTCCTGCGGCAGCAGGAGCTCtatgccctgcagcagcagcagcagcagcagcaacagcaacagcaacGGGCGGCCCAGGCCCTCGAGATCCAGCGCCAGGTGCACGGCCAG CGGAAGCcggaggagcagcccctggagctggaggGGAGGGCTCCCGAGAAGCCCCTCAAACCCTCCCACAAAGCAGTTGCCTTAAACCCCCCGGCCAAGGGCCTGACCTCGGcggcc cccgcgccccccaaGCTGTCCCCGTGCTGCCACTCGCCGGCCCTGCGGCACCCGGCCAAGTGCCCCGTGACGCTGCCCACGGCCCCCTGCACTTTACCCGCCTGCCCCGCCGCCAGCCCCGCCGTGGCCCCGCGCTCGCCGGCCGCCAGCCCCCTGCCCGCCCCCAGCAAGGGCGGCGAGGGCGAGGACGCGCGGGGCGAGGGGCAGCCCCCGCACCGCTACCCCAAACCGCTGGAGCCAG ACCTGCCCCCCGGGTACGGCTACCCCGCCACGGCCATGGGCTACCCCGCAGCGCACTCGGCCGAGCCGGCGGACCCCGACCCCGTGCACGCCGGCTCCCCGCCCGCCGAGCCCGAGCAGTCCCGGACCTTCAGCCCCGCGGCCGAGGCGCTGCGGGACCCCCCGCGGGACCCCCCGGCCGAGGCTCCCGGGGCGCTGCTGCACCGGCACcacctgctgctgccgccggcACCGGGGCCGCTCTGCGGGGAGCGGGGCGCGGCGCCGGCCGCGGGCGGCACCGAGGAGCCCTTCGGGGGGCACCGCGAGGTGGCTCAGGGAGCGCCGGAGCAGCCGGAGCAGCAGCACCCCGTGCCCCAGGAGGGGGGCTCCCCGCTGCCCCCCACtgcggaggaggaggaggaagaggaggaggaggaggaggaggaggaggaggaggaggaaggcgaCAGCAATGGCTCGGAGCCAGAGGGCAGCTGcgatgaggaggaggaggaagaggaggaggatggtgaCATCCCCAGTGGGCACCAGGGCTGCACGGGTGGGCTGGAGGCGCTGATCGCCGCTGGCATCGACCTGGGGGAGCTGCCGGCGCTGGAGGAACCCGAGGAG CCCCCCCCAGCGCCCCCCTCGCCTGCCCCCCACCCCTCAGGGATCCCGGGCATCGCCCTGCTCAGCGAACTCGCCGACCTGGAGCTGCGCCGGCGCCGCTGCGACCTGGCCAGGGAAG gtgaggatgaggagctgctggccttCAACCTGCAGAACCTGGCCACGGTGGCGGCCGCCTGGTCGCTGGTGGAGGCGGCAGGACGGGAGGGCAGCCCCCCCGCCCTCAGCCCCCTGCCCGTGtcccccccgccccgcgcccgcgtCCCCCGCCGCAAGTACACCTGGACCCCCAAAACCAAGGCC GTGTGCCCGCTGAAGGCGGCCATGGAGCAGCTGAACACGCAGGAGGTGGAGGTGCGGATGCGCCTGGCCGAGCTCCAGCGCCGCTACAAGGAGAAGCAGCGGGAGCTGGTGAGGCTGCAGCGGCGCCACGACCACGA GCGTGACGAGAGCTCCCGCAGCCCCGCACGGCGCGGGCCGGGGCGGCCGAGGAAGAGGAAACACTCCAGTGCGCTGGGCAGGGCCGAGAGCCGCAAGGTCAA GGCAGTGAAgaccagcctgtccctgctgtgtgccGAGCTGAGGGGGGACCCTGAGCCCCAGAAGAAGAGGAGCAAACTGGCCGGGGGCACCTTCAGCAGCCTCCAGGGCTCCCCG CTGAAGCAGAAGGTGAAGGGCAAGGGGCTGCCCCCCGGGCTCAGCCCCTTCCGCCGGAGGGACCCCAACCCCAGTGCCCGCATCCAGAAGAAGCTGAACCGGCCcaagagctccaagggctccaaGTACCAGGGGCAGGACCCCGGTCCCCGGCAGCCCCCCCACTTCAGAG ACGAGCCTGAGGGTGACACGGACAGCGAGGATGGGGACGAGGAGCCGGGGCTGTCACTGCCCACAGGGCcggtggctgtgctgggccccTCCCCGTCCTCCGTGGTGAAGATGGAGGCCAACGAgaaggccaagaagaagaaggaaaggcagGGGCTGCTAG GTCCCTGCCGGCTGGGCAGCCCCGAGGGCGAGGTGAAGATCAAGCGGCGGCCGGTGAAGCCGGGGGCAGCCGGGAAGCTGGAGAAGCTGCCGGGCCGGCGGAAGGCGGGGGGCTGCCCCGAGGGCAGCAAGAAGAAGCTGAAAGCCAAGGCCAAGGAGAGCCTGAGGCCCCCAGCCCCCGGCGGCCCCagccccccgggaccccccagCAGCCTCTTTGGGGGCAGCGAGCCCCGGCTGCTGGGGCCGAGGGACGAGGGGGCTCGGCTGGGAGACAGGGGCAAGAAGGGCACCCGCAAGAGcaaagggctgcaggcagccctcaGG CGCAAGAACGGGGCTCTCTCACTGGCCCTCTCCCCCCGGAGCGCCAAGACCATCCTGAGCAAGGGCAAGAAACTGGCCAAGGTCAAGAGCAAAGTGGCCACCAAACAG TGCAAGGGCCGGGCCGTCAGCAAACTCCTGGAGAGCTTCACCGTGGAGGACGACTTCGACTTCGACGACAACAGCAGCTTctcggaggaggaggaggagctggggggctGCCTGGCAGGGGGGGCCCGCGGGGGGGTGCCCCACGCCTGTGCCATCCAGAAGGAGGATCTGCGGGATGGGCTGCACATCCTGATCCCCAAGGAGGACAGCCTGCTCTACGCCGGCAGCGTGCGCACCATCCAGCCCCCCGACAT ctaCAGCATCATCATCGAGGGTGAGCGGGGGAACCGGCAGCACATCTActcacaggagcagctgctgcaggaggcg GTCCTTGACATTCGGCCGCAGTCACGGCGGAGCCTCCCACCCGGCACCCGCGTCTGCGCCTACTGGAGCCAGAAATCCCGGTGCCTGTATCCCGGGAACGTGGTGCGAG GCTCCTCCAgtgacgaggaggaggaggacactGAGGCCGTGCTGGTGGAGTTCGATGACGGGGACACGGGACACATCGCCGTGTCCAACATCCGCCTGTTGCCCCCCGACTTCAAGATCCAAT GCACCGAGCCCTCCCCGGCCCTGCTGGTGTCCAGCTCCTGCCGCCGGGCCAAGCGGGCGTGTGGCGACGTGGGCACCCCTGGGGCACTGCCCCCCACGCTCTGCCCCGACCACGGCGCCCAGCCCCCCCGGAATTCTGGCAGGAAGGCGGCCAGCAAGGAAAAAAGTG GCaaagccctggaggggctgtcGGGGGGCCGGGGGCCGGCGCCGGGGGACTCGGCGGCCGGGCGGCGCGGAgggtccctgctcagctgggccGCCGTGGCACAGACCAAGCGGAAGGCGGCGAACAAGGGCTCGGCCGTGCTCCAGAACCTCTTCCAGGTCAACGGCAGCACCAAGAAGCTGCGGGCCAAGGAGACGCTGTTCCCTctgcaccaccaccaccaccacctcgCCGCCCCCGTCTTCGGCAACGCCTTCGGCGCCGACTCCTTCGGCCGCATCGCCGGCTCCTACGGCTCCTTCGGCGCCGGCACCGGGCTGGTGCTGCCCGCGGCCCAGAAGCTGCTGCGCTCCAAGAAAGCCGAGCGGCTGGAGGCCGAGGTGGGCAGGAGTGTGCGCAGGAAGGCGGCGGGCGGCGAGTTCCTGGTCAAGCTGGACCACGAAGGGGTGACGTCCCCCAAGAACAAGACGTGCAAGGCGCTGCTGTTGGCCGAGAAGGACTTCGGGGCCAGGCTGGAGCGGCCGCTGGGCAGCCACGGCTACGGGCACGCCGGGCTGGGCGGGCGGGAGCGCCGGGGCCGCGCGGCCGCGCACCCGCTGCCCGTGGGGCTGGCGCTGCGCAAGTACTCGGGGCACGGGGACTTCGCCCTGAACTGCGACAGCGACTGCCACAGCTCCTACTCGGACATGGACGAGGACGAGGACGCGGCCGGGCTCGGCGCCGACGTCCCCTCGCGCTTCATGACGCGCCTTTCCGTGTCCTCCTCTTCGTCGGGCTCCTCCACCTCGTCCAGCTCCGGCTCCATCTCCAcgtccagcctgtgctcctcGGACAACGAGGACTCCTCCTACAGCTCGGAGGACGAGGACTcggcgctgctgctgcagacctGCCTGTCGCACCCGGTGCCGGCGCTGCTGGCGCAGCCGGACGCGCTGCGGCCCAAGGGCGCCGCGCCCCAGCGCTGCTTCCTGTCCAAggcggccgccgccggccccAAGGCCAAGCTCAAGCGCAAGGATCCCCTCAGCTTCGCCAAAGCCAAAGAGTTCTCCCGGCGGCAGCGCCTGCCCTCGGTGGAAAACCGGCCAAAGATCTCCGCCTTCCTGCCCGCCCGCCAGCTCTGGAGGTGGTCGGGGAACCCCACGCAG cgGCGCGGCATGAAGGGCAAGGCGCGGAAGCTCTTCTACAAGGCCATCGTGCGGGGCAAGGAGACGCTGCGCGTGGGCGACTGCGCCGTGTTCCTGTCGGCCGGGCGGCCCAACCTGCCCTACATCGGCCGCATCGAGAGCATGTGGGAGTCCTGGGCCAGCAACATGGTGGTCAAGGTCAAGTGGTTCTACCACCCCGAGGAGACCAAGCTGGGCAAGCGCCAGAGCGACGGCAAG AACGCGCTGTACCAGTCGTGCCACGAGGACGAGAACGACGTGCAGACCATCTCGCACAAGTGCCAGGTGGTGGGGCGGGAGCACTACGAGCAGCTGACGCGCGGCCGCCGCTGCCAGGACCGCCAGGACCTCTATTACCTGGCGGGCACCTACGACCCCACCACGGGGCGCCTGGTGACCGCCGACGGGGTGCCCATCCTGTGCTGA